One window of candidate division Zixibacteria bacterium HGW-Zixibacteria-1 genomic DNA carries:
- a CDS encoding CDP-paratose 2-epimerase, protein MKVFNLEREQFIDCPLRDVFAFFERPENLSKITPPSLGFKILTPGPIRMKQGALIDYTIRLLRIQLHWRTLISSYEPPHLFIDEQLKGPYALWHHTHRFAEKDGGTLITDKVRYALPFGFLGHLMHRFIVKGQLDRIFDYRASVIKKMFEKNISGQMNHPADISGKAG, encoded by the coding sequence ATGAAGGTATTTAATCTTGAGAGAGAGCAGTTCATCGATTGTCCCCTGCGCGATGTTTTTGCCTTTTTTGAAAGGCCGGAGAATCTCTCAAAAATAACCCCGCCTTCGCTTGGATTTAAAATTCTGACTCCGGGGCCGATTCGAATGAAACAGGGAGCGCTTATCGATTACACCATCAGGCTGCTGAGAATACAATTGCACTGGAGAACCTTGATTTCGTCCTATGAACCGCCTCATCTATTTATCGATGAGCAGCTTAAGGGTCCCTATGCTCTCTGGCATCATACCCACCGCTTTGCTGAAAAAGATGGTGGAACCTTAATAACCGATAAAGTCAGATACGCGCTTCCCTTCGGGTTCCTGGGACATCTGATGCACCGGTTTATAGTGAAAGGACAGCTTGATCGAATTTTTGATTATCGGGCATCCGTTATAAAGAAAATGTTTGAGAAAAATA